The following coding sequences are from one Burkholderia stabilis window:
- a CDS encoding mannose-1-phosphate guanylyltransferase/mannose-6-phosphate isomerase translates to MNAPAVTAETRPSSSAATAVGARVAVQPVILAGGSGTRLWPMSRERFPKQLIGLLGDHSLLQSTALRLDGLAASHPLNDDVLIVCGEDHRFTTAEQLRLTTKPATIMLEPLGRDTAPALTLAALRLVAGGNDAVMTVMPADHAVADLPRFHAAVAAGVHCAAQGKIATMGIVPKHAETGYGYIRVGAPLGDAATGSLDVRRLDRFVEKPHLELAQQYVASGEYWWNSGIFIVRASVWLKAIRHLEPAIHAACEQAVAQGKADGDFFRVDRDAFAASPSNSIDYAVMEPLASLPQLCESVVVPLDAGWSDVGSWDAIWQILPKDDAENVGRGNVLFEDAGSTFAHSESRLVACVGTQNLVVVETPDAVLVADKSRVQDVKKIVGRIKAQRGAEATDHRKVHRPWGHYDSVDTGERFQVKRIVVKPGARLSLQMHHHRAEHWIVVRGTARITRGDETFLLSENESTYIPLGVSHRLENPGKMPLELIEVQSGAYLGEDDIVRFDDTYGRQ, encoded by the coding sequence ATGAATGCTCCGGCCGTGACAGCCGAAACGCGCCCTTCTTCTTCCGCCGCAACCGCCGTCGGCGCGCGCGTCGCCGTGCAGCCGGTGATTCTTGCCGGCGGTTCCGGCACGCGTCTGTGGCCGATGTCGCGCGAACGTTTTCCGAAACAGCTGATCGGCCTGCTCGGCGATCATTCGCTGCTGCAGTCGACCGCGCTGCGCCTCGACGGCCTCGCGGCCAGCCATCCGCTGAATGATGACGTGCTGATCGTGTGCGGCGAGGATCACCGCTTCACGACCGCCGAACAGCTGCGCCTGACGACCAAGCCCGCCACGATCATGCTCGAGCCGCTCGGCCGCGACACCGCGCCCGCGCTGACGCTCGCCGCGCTGCGCCTCGTCGCCGGCGGTAACGATGCCGTGATGACCGTGATGCCGGCCGACCATGCCGTCGCCGACCTGCCGCGCTTTCACGCGGCCGTCGCGGCCGGCGTGCACTGCGCGGCGCAAGGCAAGATCGCGACGATGGGCATCGTGCCGAAGCACGCGGAAACCGGCTACGGCTACATCCGCGTCGGCGCGCCGCTCGGCGACGCCGCGACCGGCAGCCTCGACGTGCGCCGCCTCGACCGTTTCGTCGAAAAACCGCATCTCGAACTCGCGCAGCAGTACGTCGCATCCGGCGAATACTGGTGGAACAGCGGCATCTTCATCGTCCGCGCGTCGGTGTGGCTGAAGGCGATCCGCCATCTCGAACCCGCGATCCACGCAGCCTGCGAACAGGCCGTCGCACAGGGCAAGGCCGATGGCGATTTCTTCCGCGTCGATCGCGATGCGTTCGCCGCGTCGCCGTCGAACTCGATCGACTACGCGGTGATGGAGCCGCTCGCGAGCCTGCCGCAACTGTGCGAAAGCGTCGTCGTGCCGCTCGATGCGGGCTGGTCGGACGTCGGCTCGTGGGACGCGATCTGGCAGATCCTGCCGAAGGACGATGCCGAGAACGTCGGGCGCGGCAACGTGCTGTTCGAAGATGCCGGATCGACCTTCGCGCATTCCGAAAGCCGGCTCGTCGCCTGCGTGGGCACGCAGAACCTCGTCGTCGTCGAAACGCCCGACGCCGTGCTCGTCGCCGACAAGTCGCGCGTGCAGGACGTGAAGAAGATCGTCGGGCGCATCAAGGCGCAACGCGGCGCGGAAGCGACCGATCACCGCAAGGTGCATCGTCCGTGGGGCCATTACGACTCGGTCGACACGGGCGAGCGCTTCCAGGTGAAACGCATCGTCGTGAAGCCCGGTGCGCGACTGTCGCTGCAGATGCACCACCATCGCGCCGAACACTGGATCGTCGTGCGCGGCACCGCGCGCATCACGCGCGGCGACGAAACCTTCCTGCTGTCCGAAAACGAATCGACGTATATCCCGCTCGGCGTCTCGCATCGCCTGGAGAACCCGGGCAAGATGCCGCTCGAGCTGATCGAAGTGCAGTCGGGCGCCTATCTCGGCGAGGACGACATCGTTCGCTTCGACGACACCTACGGCCGGCAATGA
- a CDS encoding undecaprenyl-phosphate glucose phosphotransferase, translating into MLSVLARVIDIAMVVTGALIAAALHGGSIWLNDLQRTTVLFDCLLVVVFFPAVGIYQSWRGKRLVGLMGRVAFAWLAVELAGILMSFSFHQSGDLSRLWLGYWAVATTTLLAGSKACVHAVLRRLRRGGYNLKAVAIVGGTPAARRLIAQMRARPEAGFNPVCVYDEDAAAGDVALDDVRIERQFESLVWLVRSRAIRELWLTLPISEERRMYQIVTVFRHDFVNIRFIPDVRSLSFFNQEVVEVLGVPAINLAASPITDVRILPKFVFDRLFALAALAMLAPVMVLIAGLIKLTSRGPVFFRQKRKGIDGHEFEIYKFRSMKVHQEVAGQVTQATKHDTRVTPVGRFLRRTSLDELPQFINVLKGETSVVGPRPHALAHDDIYKDLVKGYMFRYRIKPGITGWAQINGFRGETDQIEKMMGRVKLDLYYMQNWSFWLDIKIVALTLWKGFTGSNAY; encoded by the coding sequence ATGTTGAGCGTGCTGGCGAGAGTCATCGATATCGCGATGGTCGTGACGGGGGCGCTGATCGCCGCCGCGTTGCACGGCGGCAGTATCTGGCTCAACGACCTGCAGCGTACGACGGTGCTGTTCGACTGCCTGCTCGTCGTCGTGTTCTTTCCCGCGGTCGGCATCTACCAGTCGTGGCGCGGCAAGCGTCTCGTCGGGCTGATGGGGCGCGTCGCGTTCGCGTGGCTCGCGGTCGAGCTCGCGGGCATCCTGATGAGTTTCAGTTTTCATCAGTCGGGCGACCTGTCGCGGTTGTGGCTCGGCTACTGGGCCGTCGCGACGACGACGCTGCTGGCGGGATCGAAGGCGTGCGTGCACGCAGTGCTGCGGCGCTTGCGCCGCGGCGGCTACAACCTGAAGGCGGTGGCGATCGTCGGCGGCACGCCGGCGGCGCGGCGGCTGATCGCGCAGATGCGGGCGCGGCCCGAAGCGGGCTTCAACCCGGTGTGCGTGTACGACGAAGATGCGGCGGCCGGCGACGTGGCGCTCGACGACGTGCGCATCGAGCGGCAGTTCGAATCGCTCGTGTGGCTCGTGCGCAGCCGCGCGATCCGCGAGCTGTGGCTCACGCTGCCGATCTCGGAGGAGCGCCGGATGTACCAGATCGTCACGGTGTTCCGTCATGACTTCGTGAACATCCGCTTCATTCCGGATGTGCGCAGCCTGTCGTTCTTCAACCAGGAAGTGGTCGAGGTGCTCGGCGTGCCGGCGATCAACCTCGCGGCGTCGCCGATCACCGACGTGCGGATCCTGCCGAAGTTCGTGTTCGACCGGCTGTTCGCGCTGGCGGCGCTCGCGATGCTCGCGCCGGTGATGGTGCTGATCGCCGGCCTGATCAAGCTGACGTCGCGCGGGCCGGTGTTCTTCCGCCAGAAGCGCAAGGGCATCGACGGGCACGAGTTCGAGATCTACAAGTTCCGCTCGATGAAGGTGCATCAGGAAGTGGCCGGGCAGGTCACGCAGGCGACCAAGCACGACACGCGCGTGACGCCGGTCGGGCGGTTCCTGCGCCGCACGAGCCTCGACGAGCTGCCGCAGTTCATCAACGTGCTGAAGGGCGAGACGTCGGTCGTCGGCCCGCGCCCGCATGCGCTCGCGCACGACGACATCTACAAGGATCTGGTCAAGGGCTACATGTTCCGCTACCGGATCAAGCCGGGCATCACCGGGTGGGCGCAGATCAACGGCTTTCGCGGCGAGACCGACCAGATCGAGAAGATGATGGGACGCGTGAAGCTCGATCTGTACTACATGCAGAACTGGTCGTTCTGGCTCGACATCAAGATCGTCGCGCTGACGCTCTGGAAAGGCTTCACCGGCAGCAACGCGTACTGA
- a CDS encoding UDP-glucose dehydrogenase family protein gives MNLTIIGSGYVGLVTGACLADIGHDVFCLDVDQAKIDILNNGGVPIHEPGLKEVIARNRSAGRLRFSTDVEAAVAHGDVQFIAVGTPPDEDGSADLQYVLAAARNIGRYMTGFKVIVDKSTVPVGTAERVRAAVAGELAKRGGDQMFSVVSNPEFLKEGAAVDDFTRPDRIVIGCDDDVPGERARELMKKLYAPFNRNHERTLYMDVRSAEFTKYAANAMLATRISFMNELANLADRFGADIEAVRRGIGSDPRIGYHFLYAGCGYGGSCFPKDVEALIRTADEHGQALQILKAVSSVNATQKRVLADKIVARFGEDLTGRTFAIWGLAFKPNTDDMREAPSRELIAELLSRGARIAAYDPVAQQEARRVIALDLADHPSWLERLTFVDDEAQAARDADALVIVTEWKAFKSPDFVALGRLWKSPVIFDGRNLYEPEAMSEQGIEYHPIGRPGSRQAVAARVPGAARASA, from the coding sequence ATGAATCTGACTATCATCGGCAGCGGTTACGTAGGTCTTGTCACCGGCGCCTGTCTCGCCGACATCGGGCACGACGTGTTCTGTCTCGACGTCGACCAGGCGAAGATCGACATCCTGAACAACGGCGGCGTGCCGATCCACGAGCCGGGCCTCAAGGAAGTCATCGCGCGCAACCGTTCGGCCGGCCGCCTGCGCTTCTCGACCGACGTCGAGGCCGCGGTCGCGCACGGTGACGTGCAGTTCATCGCGGTCGGCACGCCGCCCGACGAGGACGGTTCGGCCGACCTGCAATACGTGCTCGCGGCGGCGCGCAACATCGGCCGCTACATGACAGGCTTCAAGGTGATCGTCGACAAGTCGACGGTGCCGGTCGGCACGGCCGAGCGCGTGCGCGCGGCGGTCGCCGGGGAGCTCGCGAAGCGCGGCGGCGACCAGATGTTCTCGGTCGTGTCGAATCCGGAATTCCTGAAGGAAGGCGCGGCGGTCGACGATTTCACGCGGCCGGACCGCATCGTGATCGGCTGCGACGACGACGTGCCGGGCGAGCGCGCGCGCGAGCTGATGAAGAAGCTGTACGCGCCGTTCAACCGCAACCACGAACGCACGCTGTACATGGACGTGCGTTCGGCCGAATTCACGAAATACGCGGCGAACGCGATGCTCGCGACCCGCATCTCGTTCATGAACGAGCTGGCGAACCTCGCCGACCGCTTCGGTGCGGACATCGAGGCCGTGCGCCGCGGGATCGGCTCCGATCCGCGCATCGGCTATCACTTCCTGTATGCCGGCTGCGGCTACGGCGGCTCGTGCTTCCCGAAGGACGTCGAGGCGCTGATCCGCACGGCCGACGAGCACGGGCAGGCGCTGCAGATCCTGAAAGCGGTGTCGTCGGTCAACGCGACGCAAAAGCGCGTGCTCGCCGACAAGATCGTCGCGCGCTTCGGCGAGGACCTGACGGGCCGCACGTTCGCGATCTGGGGCCTCGCATTCAAGCCGAATACCGACGACATGCGCGAAGCGCCGAGCCGCGAGCTGATCGCCGAGCTGCTGTCGCGCGGCGCGCGCATCGCGGCGTACGACCCGGTCGCGCAGCAGGAGGCGCGCCGCGTGATCGCGCTCGATCTCGCCGATCACCCGAGCTGGCTCGAGCGCCTGACCTTCGTCGACGACGAAGCGCAGGCCGCGCGCGATGCCGACGCGCTCGTGATCGTCACCGAATGGAAGGCGTTCAAGAGCCCCGACTTCGTCGCGCTCGGCCGCCTGTGGAAGTCGCCGGTGATCTTCGACGGCCGCAACCTGTACGAGCCGGAGGCGATGAGCGAGCAGGGCATCGAATACCACCCGATCGGACGGCCGGGCTCGCGCCAGGCCGTCGCCGCCCGCGTGCCGGGCGCTGCGCGCGCGAGCGCGTAA
- a CDS encoding low molecular weight protein-tyrosine-phosphatase has protein sequence MFRNILIVCHANVCRSPAAEMLFKSHAASRGGPRPTFHSAGVHANDGDGIDPVMRQLLAERGVDATTHRSRRLSRRFVRDADLILVSERRQITAVESVDPFARGKVHLLGKWEGAEIADPHGGPEADYRESYSLIERLVQGWLQKLC, from the coding sequence ATGTTCCGGAACATCCTGATCGTCTGCCACGCGAACGTCTGCCGCAGCCCGGCGGCGGAAATGCTGTTCAAGTCGCACGCCGCGTCGCGCGGCGGCCCGCGCCCGACGTTCCACTCGGCCGGCGTTCATGCGAACGACGGCGACGGCATCGATCCGGTGATGCGGCAGTTGCTCGCCGAGCGCGGCGTCGATGCGACGACCCACCGCTCGCGGCGGCTGTCGCGCCGGTTCGTGCGCGACGCCGACCTGATTCTCGTCAGCGAGCGCCGGCAGATCACGGCCGTCGAATCGGTCGATCCGTTCGCGCGCGGCAAGGTCCACCTGCTCGGCAAGTGGGAAGGGGCCGAGATTGCCGACCCGCACGGCGGCCCCGAGGCGGATTACCGCGAGAGCTACTCACTGATCGAACGCCTGGTTCAAGGATGGCTACAGAAACTATGCTGA
- a CDS encoding polysaccharide biosynthesis/export family protein, which produces MLKRPMRPVALAVALTTFLSACATAPGNYLDSSNLKDEGRQEAAETYPVHYIDAKVVMDQLQKAQVDHPLPPARYTDPSQYVYRVGPQDILGVTVWDHPELTTPQGQSFSSGGNTTQTIAGALQQPYSSSLPGQADPYGQTVAADGTIFFPFVGRIHVAGKTIAQTRDELATRLARYVKNPQLDVRVLSYRSQKVQVTGEVKTPGPLAMSDVPLTLVDAISRSGGSTTDADLQRVRLTRDGKLYTLDANGVLDRGDVRQNVMLQQGDIVNVPDRSDSRVFIMGEVKTPVTVPMLKGKLTIADALTAGGGILDTDANPRKIYVMRGMRDNPTKPEVFRLDMTQPDALMLSSRFPLQPLDVVYVSTAASVQFNRVLQQVLPTIQTIFYMKQITR; this is translated from the coding sequence ATGCTGAAACGCCCGATGCGCCCGGTGGCGCTTGCCGTCGCGCTGACGACTTTCCTGTCAGCCTGCGCAACCGCACCCGGCAACTACCTCGACTCGTCGAACCTGAAGGACGAAGGCCGGCAGGAAGCCGCCGAAACCTATCCGGTTCATTACATCGACGCCAAAGTGGTGATGGACCAGCTGCAGAAGGCGCAGGTCGACCATCCGCTGCCGCCGGCACGGTATACCGATCCGTCGCAGTACGTGTACCGCGTCGGCCCGCAGGACATCCTCGGCGTCACGGTCTGGGACCACCCCGAGCTGACGACGCCGCAGGGCCAGTCGTTCTCGAGCGGCGGCAACACCACGCAGACGATCGCGGGCGCGCTGCAGCAACCCTATTCGTCGTCGCTGCCCGGCCAGGCCGATCCTTACGGCCAGACGGTGGCGGCGGACGGCACGATCTTCTTCCCGTTCGTCGGCCGTATCCACGTGGCCGGCAAGACGATCGCGCAGACCCGTGACGAGCTGGCCACGCGTCTTGCACGCTACGTGAAGAATCCGCAGCTCGACGTGCGCGTGCTGTCGTACCGCAGCCAGAAGGTGCAGGTGACGGGCGAGGTGAAGACGCCGGGCCCGCTCGCGATGAGCGACGTGCCGCTGACGCTGGTCGACGCGATCTCGCGCTCGGGCGGCTCGACCACCGACGCCGACCTGCAGCGCGTGCGTCTGACGCGCGACGGCAAGCTCTACACGCTCGACGCGAACGGCGTGCTCGATCGTGGCGACGTGAGGCAGAACGTGATGCTGCAGCAGGGCGACATCGTCAACGTGCCGGACCGCAGCGACAGCCGCGTGTTCATCATGGGCGAGGTCAAGACGCCGGTTACGGTGCCGATGCTCAAGGGCAAGCTGACGATCGCCGACGCGCTGACGGCGGGCGGCGGCATTCTCGACACCGATGCGAACCCGCGCAAGATCTACGTGATGCGCGGCATGCGCGACAACCCGACGAAGCCCGAAGTGTTCCGCCTCGACATGACGCAGCCCGATGCGCTGATGCTGTCGAGCCGCTTCCCGCTTCAGCCGCTCGACGTCGTCTACGTCAGCACGGCTGCCTCGGTGCAGTTCAACCGGGTGCTGCAGCAGGTGCTGCCGACGATCCAGACGATTTTCTACATGAAGCAAATCACGCGCTGA